In a genomic window of Chryseobacterium sp. G0162:
- a CDS encoding peptidase domain-containing ABC transporter has product MKKFPFYKQPDTKDCGPTCLRIVSKYYGKSISLQQIRALSETTREGSSLLGLSDAAENLGFRSLGVQVDFKTLVEEVPLPCVVHWNKNHFVVVYKVDKNNKIYISDPSYGLITYNQEEFIKSWIGENANENTEEGIALILETTPAFFQTEFDNEESKASFSFLSKYLFKYKSLVLQLAVGLLAGSLLSLVFPFLTQSIVDVGIQNQDINFIYLVLLAQIMLFFGRMGIETIRSWILLHLSARINISIISDFFIKLMKLPISFFDTRMTGDIMQRINDHHRIEQLLTSSSLNTLFSLVNLIIFSIVLLLYDYRLFIVYLVGAVAYIGWISFFLKKRKELDYKRFSQVSQEQSKVIELINGMQEIKMHNAEKQKRWDWEFLQVKLFKIRIKSLSLEQWQSVGGNFINQMKDILVSFLSAKLVLSGNLTLGMMLSVQYIIGQLNSPLLQLIDFIKQTQDAKISLERLGEIHDKEDEESKDEQYAMEIPQRDIEISDMSFRYIGSDVPVFENLSLTIPYQKTTAIVGASGSGKTTLLKLLMKFYEPDQGDIKIGNTALKNISPRFWRDHCGVVMQEGYVFNDTIANNIAVGEDHIDKKKLRRAVEIANIKEFVEGLPLSYNTKIGNEGVGVSGGQKQRLFIARAVYKSPEYILFDEATSALDANNEKIIMENLEQFFKGKTAVVIAHRLSTVKHADKIIVLDRGKVVEEGSHAELVDLRGEYYRLVRNQLELGN; this is encoded by the coding sequence TTGAAGAAATTTCCTTTTTATAAACAACCAGACACTAAAGACTGTGGACCTACATGTCTTAGAATTGTAAGTAAATATTACGGTAAAAGTATATCCCTGCAACAAATCCGGGCCCTTTCTGAAACTACCCGTGAAGGAAGCAGCCTTCTAGGATTGAGTGATGCAGCAGAGAATCTTGGATTCCGTTCATTAGGAGTTCAGGTCGACTTTAAAACCCTCGTAGAAGAAGTTCCGCTTCCATGTGTTGTACACTGGAACAAAAACCACTTTGTAGTTGTTTATAAGGTTGATAAAAATAATAAGATATACATCTCTGATCCCAGCTACGGACTCATTACCTACAATCAGGAGGAATTCATCAAATCCTGGATCGGAGAAAATGCCAACGAAAATACTGAGGAAGGAATAGCCCTTATTCTGGAAACAACACCGGCATTCTTTCAAACCGAATTTGACAATGAAGAAAGTAAAGCCAGTTTTTCATTCCTTTCCAAATATCTCTTTAAATACAAGTCACTTGTTCTTCAACTGGCTGTAGGACTTCTTGCAGGAAGTTTATTATCTCTGGTTTTCCCGTTTCTTACCCAGAGTATTGTAGATGTCGGGATACAGAATCAGGATATTAACTTTATCTATCTTGTCCTGCTTGCGCAGATTATGCTATTCTTTGGAAGAATGGGTATTGAGACGATCAGAAGCTGGATTCTTCTCCATCTTTCTGCCAGAATTAATATTTCGATTATTTCCGATTTCTTTATCAAACTTATGAAGCTCCCTATCAGCTTTTTTGATACCAGAATGACCGGAGATATCATGCAAAGAATCAATGACCACCACAGAATAGAACAACTCCTTACCAGCTCTTCATTAAATACCCTGTTTTCATTGGTCAACCTGATTATCTTCAGTATTGTCCTTTTACTTTACGATTACAGACTATTCATTGTTTATCTTGTAGGTGCCGTAGCATATATCGGATGGATCAGTTTCTTCCTGAAAAAGAGAAAAGAACTTGATTACAAAAGATTTTCCCAGGTTTCTCAGGAACAAAGTAAGGTCATTGAGCTTATCAACGGAATGCAGGAAATAAAAATGCATAATGCTGAAAAGCAAAAAAGATGGGATTGGGAATTCCTTCAGGTAAAACTATTTAAAATCAGAATAAAATCATTGTCTTTAGAGCAATGGCAATCTGTAGGAGGAAACTTCATTAATCAGATGAAAGATATTCTGGTAAGCTTCCTCTCTGCAAAATTAGTATTGAGCGGAAACTTAACCTTAGGGATGATGCTTTCTGTACAATATATCATTGGACAGTTGAACAGCCCGCTTCTCCAGCTTATTGATTTTATTAAACAAACGCAGGATGCTAAGATCTCCCTTGAAAGATTAGGGGAAATTCACGATAAAGAAGATGAAGAAAGTAAGGATGAGCAATATGCTATGGAAATTCCTCAAAGGGATATAGAGATTTCCGATATGTCATTCAGATACATCGGATCTGATGTCCCGGTTTTTGAAAACCTGAGCCTTACTATTCCCTATCAGAAAACGACAGCAATTGTTGGAGCCAGTGGAAGTGGAAAAACTACCCTATTGAAGCTTCTGATGAAGTTTTATGAGCCAGACCAAGGAGATATTAAAATCGGGAATACCGCCCTTAAGAATATTTCACCACGATTCTGGAGAGATCATTGCGGAGTTGTAATGCAGGAAGGATATGTATTTAATGATACGATTGCCAATAACATCGCTGTTGGTGAAGATCATATCGACAAAAAGAAATTAAGACGTGCAGTAGAAATAGCCAATATCAAAGAGTTTGTTGAAGGATTACCACTTAGTTATAATACAAAGATCGGAAATGAAGGTGTTGGAGTAAGTGGAGGACAGAAGCAAAGACTTTTCATTGCAAGGGCCGTTTATAAATCCCCTGAATACATTTTATTTGATGAAGCTACTTCCGCATTGGATGCCAATAATGAGAAGATTATTATGGAAAACCTTGAACAGTTCTTTAAAGGCAAGACAGCAGTAGTGATTGCCCACAGACTTTCTACTGTAAAACATGCCGATAAGATTATTGTACTGGACAGAGGAAAAGTTGTAGAAGAAGGCAGCCATGCTGAATTGGTAGATCTACGCGGTGAATATTACCGATTGGTAAGAAATCAGCTTGAATTAGGAAATTAA
- a CDS encoding signal peptidase codes for MKTINKLVSAFFLFALALVQAAPPIPGGGGGGGNGTGAPSSPIDMYVYVLGIVAVALIVYFTKKYKNVKV; via the coding sequence ATGAAAACTATTAATAAGCTAGTATCCGCATTTTTTCTTTTTGCATTAGCATTAGTGCAAGCTGCTCCGCCAATTCCTGGAGGAGGAGGTGGTGGTGGTAATGGTACAGGTGCCCCATCTTCACCCATTGATATGTATGTATACGTATTGGGTATTGTAGCAGTCGCTCTGATTGTTTACTTTACAAAAAAGTACAAGAACGTTAAAGTATAA
- the gwsS gene encoding grasp-with-spasm system SPASM domain peptide maturase, with protein MRYFNLFSNILITKGAGRILISDLQRKISDLYPLELYDIIEELKNDSIENILENYDAESKEIIHEYIDFLLEKEYGFITNDDWDRNFLPMSYEFQEVSKVSNVFIEIDDIIILDRIKNSINNLGVKHLTIYCIKKLSLEECQAIDNKFKGSVLEGIEIYSPFHNALDQEFFQILNQTTTRIYNFFFYDCKKIPFKTTEVFRFTINFNHENIKISACGKIDLKYFNTNLPKVLEAINHNSCLHKKIGIDINGNIKNCPLMPEKFGNIHESSLEEVLIQNNFKKYWNLTKDKIEICKDCEFRYVCTDCRAYTGRTHKNKEGLDISKPLKCGYNPYTCTWEDWSQNPLHQEAMQYYNLGNLVLKPNSIK; from the coding sequence ATGAGATATTTTAACCTATTCAGTAATATTTTAATCACCAAAGGAGCCGGAAGAATCTTGATCTCGGATCTTCAGAGGAAAATCTCGGATCTTTATCCTTTGGAATTATATGATATTATCGAGGAGCTGAAAAATGATTCTATTGAAAATATCTTAGAAAATTATGATGCTGAATCTAAAGAGATTATTCATGAATATATAGACTTTCTGCTTGAAAAAGAATATGGTTTTATAACAAATGATGATTGGGATAGGAATTTCCTTCCCATGTCCTATGAGTTCCAGGAAGTAAGCAAAGTCTCAAATGTTTTCATTGAAATTGATGACATCATTATTCTTGACAGGATAAAAAACTCTATTAACAACTTAGGGGTAAAACATTTAACAATTTATTGTATTAAGAAACTTTCTCTTGAAGAATGCCAGGCTATAGACAATAAATTTAAAGGCTCTGTTTTAGAAGGTATAGAAATATATTCTCCATTTCATAATGCCTTAGATCAGGAGTTTTTCCAAATACTCAATCAAACAACCACAAGAATTTATAATTTCTTTTTTTACGATTGCAAAAAGATCCCTTTTAAGACCACAGAAGTATTTAGATTTACGATAAACTTTAACCATGAAAACATCAAAATATCCGCTTGCGGAAAAATAGATCTAAAATACTTCAATACCAATCTTCCAAAAGTTCTTGAAGCAATTAATCACAATTCCTGTTTACACAAAAAAATAGGAATTGATATCAACGGTAATATAAAGAACTGCCCTTTAATGCCGGAAAAATTTGGAAATATCCATGAATCAAGTCTTGAAGAGGTTCTGATACAAAACAATTTCAAAAAGTATTGGAACCTCACTAAAGACAAAATAGAAATTTGTAAAGATTGTGAGTTTCGGTATGTTTGCACTGATTGCCGTGCTTACACAGGAAGAACCCACAAGAATAAAGAGGGTCTTGATATTTCAAAACCTTTAAAATGTGGTTATAATCCATATACGTGCACTTGGGAAGACTGGAGTCAAAATCCTTTGCATCAAGAAGCAATGCAATATTATAATTTAGGAAACTTGGTTTTAAAGCCAAATTCTATAAAATAA
- a CDS encoding TIGR04139 family peptide modification target, whose translation MKKLTGMKKGFSSLENKKLKRDDLKSVNGSLKSYAIESSAAVTTPGCYEADHYTSNGGAYIGRLEVC comes from the coding sequence ATGAAAAAGTTAACAGGAATGAAGAAAGGTTTTTCTTCTTTGGAAAACAAAAAATTGAAAAGAGACGATTTAAAATCAGTTAATGGTAGTTTAAAGTCTTATGCTATCGAATCTAGTGCTGCAGTTACGACACCAGGATGCTATGAAGCTGACCATTATACATCTAATGGAGGTGCTTATATCGGTAGACTAGAAGTTTGCTAA
- a CDS encoding helix-turn-helix domain-containing protein — MKGNLYYKYDNLKYALDNYILGLQYSKAQKDKKQIAYANMNIAYLNSYMGKNADAAKTFRYYLYNGDGITDESQHNQMRISLIYCYVELNKLDSANILINEGLKAPLTSQNKYVNHQYIYYVGAYNLKLKKYDVAVKNFLKAYQYFSGIQDQNMNYSLLNIGKSYEGLKNNEKAVENYTKLDSIIAKSGYTFPELRDVYTFLIDYYKEKNNKEQQLYYIERFLKVDQKLDEQFKYLSTEIPRKYDTPNLLQEKEDIIGELKTRKRVLYISVGVLLLILLFIIYLYYKSKKTEKEQRKIAQDLINLVEKRNIEERNEDEKNEVSTFKIAHIEAPEQSEQNDKAPKIISEEVTQFILQELRIFESKDLFLKKGITLASLAKNIKTNTTYLSEIINTYKGKNFAAYLNDLRIDFALDRLVKDKKFRSYKLSVIAEELGYNNEQAFSLAFKKKTGTTLSMYIKEIDSLNDPQNNNNQLIYK, encoded by the coding sequence ATGAAGGGAAATCTTTATTATAAGTATGATAATTTAAAATATGCTTTAGACAATTATATTTTAGGATTACAATACTCAAAAGCCCAAAAAGACAAGAAACAGATTGCCTATGCTAATATGAATATTGCTTATTTAAATAGCTATATGGGTAAAAATGCCGATGCTGCCAAAACATTCAGATACTATTTATATAACGGAGATGGTATCACAGATGAATCTCAGCATAATCAAATGCGCATAAGCCTTATCTATTGTTATGTTGAACTTAATAAATTGGATTCTGCTAATATTCTGATCAATGAAGGGTTAAAAGCACCATTGACTTCCCAAAACAAATACGTTAATCATCAATATATTTATTATGTAGGAGCATATAATTTAAAATTAAAAAAATATGATGTTGCAGTCAAAAATTTTTTAAAAGCTTATCAATATTTTTCTGGTATCCAAGATCAGAATATGAACTACTCCCTTTTAAATATTGGTAAATCTTATGAGGGGTTAAAAAACAATGAGAAAGCCGTAGAAAATTATACTAAACTGGATTCCATCATTGCAAAAAGTGGATATACATTTCCTGAACTGAGGGATGTCTATACTTTTCTTATTGATTACTATAAAGAGAAAAACAACAAAGAGCAACAACTTTACTATATTGAACGCTTTCTAAAAGTAGATCAAAAGCTTGATGAGCAATTCAAATATCTTTCAACAGAAATACCAAGAAAGTATGATACCCCCAATCTTTTGCAAGAAAAAGAAGATATCATTGGAGAGTTAAAGACTAGAAAAAGAGTACTCTATATTTCTGTGGGGGTACTTTTATTAATCCTTTTATTCATTATATATTTATATTATAAATCTAAGAAAACAGAAAAAGAGCAAAGAAAAATTGCTCAGGATTTAATCAATTTGGTTGAAAAGAGAAATATTGAAGAGAGAAATGAAGATGAAAAAAATGAAGTTAGTACCTTTAAAATAGCTCATATTGAGGCTCCAGAGCAAAGTGAACAAAATGATAAAGCCCCTAAGATTATTTCCGAAGAAGTCACTCAATTTATATTACAAGAATTGAGAATATTTGAATCTAAAGATCTTTTCTTAAAAAAGGGTATTACATTAGCCAGCCTAGCCAAAAATATAAAAACCAATACCACTTATTTATCAGAAATTATTAATACCTATAAAGGAAAAAACTTTGCAGCATATCTTAATGATCTCCGTATTGATTTTGCTTTAGACAGGTTAGTAAAAGATAAAAAATTCCGTTCCTACAAATTATCTGTCATTGCTGAAGAGTTGGGGTACAATAATGAACAGGCATTTTCTTTAGCTTTTAAGAAAAAAACAGGCACTACTCTTTCTATGTACATTAAAGAAATTGATAGCTTAAACGATCCCCAAAACAACAATAATCAACTGATATACAAGTGA
- a CDS encoding bacteriocin-like protein, which yields MKNLKKLSRKDLVFVSGGVVIPDDNCCGSWCLGSWMPCRMHHIACPPDADTSPPSWYDGTCPRI from the coding sequence ATGAAAAATCTAAAAAAACTTTCCAGAAAAGATTTAGTTTTTGTCAGTGGAGGTGTAGTAATTCCGGATGATAATTGTTGCGGATCATGGTGTCTGGGTAGCTGGATGCCATGTCGTATGCATCATATTGCATGTCCACCAGACGCAGATACTTCACCACCATCATGGTATGACGGGACTTGCCCACGTATTTAA
- a CDS encoding vitamin K epoxide reductase family protein — translation MIFDKLINYLKLDKQEFIFQFNSHPNYPSALAFSDTLNFLGVKNDAYQLDKEYWDELPEEFIAIVDNSFSLVKKSGSNYSVYSEKAKTLDKEELYKNSTDFVLLFEKTENAENKVAFNFKPILYAVFAVILIYSFIYQGPLEAIFNLLSLAGVYISLELFNQKFGNTSSVIGSICGAAPATQTANSCDRIIKQDKTSILGLKFSDFSLIYFTGLAILGLFLPATAYIVKGFTFVSILAIGYSLYIQAFVEKTFCRVCLLIISILVGQLVISAFFFQNLSFGIGALLLTVILWAIIFSAVMYSNTLLEQKEELQKSNAKNLRFKRNYELFKSQLLERDKIEFQDTETFSVGKKDARLRISIISNPYCGFCKDGHKLAESLLKKYPDDVSLQMRFNYTPERSNEKYNALISDLTHIYNNKSEKEFLHAVEEWFETRDENKVNILSGGVVTSENLNPLVQMSVENSNAGLNFTPILVINGYQFPEKYDREDILFFVDELIEDEEI, via the coding sequence ATGATTTTTGATAAACTAATTAACTACCTAAAACTTGATAAGCAGGAATTTATTTTCCAGTTTAACTCTCACCCCAACTATCCGTCCGCACTGGCGTTCAGTGATACACTAAACTTTTTGGGAGTAAAAAATGATGCCTATCAACTTGACAAAGAATATTGGGACGAGCTTCCGGAAGAATTTATTGCCATTGTTGACAATTCCTTCTCACTGGTGAAAAAATCTGGAAGTAATTATTCTGTGTATTCCGAAAAAGCAAAAACACTAGATAAAGAAGAGCTTTACAAGAATTCTACAGATTTTGTTCTTCTGTTTGAAAAGACTGAAAATGCAGAAAATAAAGTAGCTTTCAATTTCAAACCTATTTTATATGCTGTATTTGCAGTGATTCTTATCTATTCATTTATATATCAAGGACCACTTGAAGCAATCTTTAATCTTCTTTCATTAGCCGGTGTTTATATTTCATTGGAATTATTTAATCAAAAATTTGGAAACACCTCCAGTGTAATTGGAAGTATTTGTGGAGCTGCTCCAGCTACTCAAACGGCTAATTCATGTGACAGAATTATTAAACAAGATAAAACCAGTATTTTAGGATTAAAGTTTTCAGACTTTTCGCTGATTTACTTTACCGGGCTTGCCATATTAGGATTATTTTTACCCGCTACAGCTTATATCGTAAAAGGATTTACTTTCGTCTCTATACTGGCAATAGGTTATTCTTTGTATATCCAGGCTTTTGTTGAAAAAACATTTTGTAGAGTTTGTCTGTTAATCATCTCTATCCTGGTAGGCCAATTAGTTATTAGTGCTTTCTTTTTCCAAAATCTTTCTTTTGGGATTGGTGCTCTTTTACTGACAGTTATTTTATGGGCAATCATCTTTTCAGCTGTAATGTATTCCAACACCCTTCTTGAACAGAAAGAGGAACTTCAAAAATCGAATGCTAAAAATCTTAGATTCAAAAGAAACTATGAGCTTTTCAAAAGCCAGCTATTAGAAAGAGACAAAATAGAATTTCAGGATACTGAAACATTTTCAGTGGGGAAAAAAGATGCAAGGCTTCGTATTTCCATTATTTCTAATCCTTATTGTGGTTTCTGTAAAGATGGTCATAAACTGGCAGAAAGTCTTTTAAAGAAATATCCGGATGATGTTTCTTTACAAATGAGATTCAATTATACCCCTGAAAGATCTAATGAAAAATACAATGCATTGATCTCAGATCTAACCCACATTTACAACAATAAGTCGGAAAAAGAATTCTTACATGCGGTTGAAGAATGGTTCGAAACAAGAGATGAAAACAAAGTCAACATTTTATCTGGAGGAGTTGTTACATCAGAAAACCTGAATCCATTAGTTCAAATGTCCGTAGAAAACAGTAATGCAGGACTTAACTTCACTCCTATTCTCGTGATTAACGGCTATCAGTTTCCGGAAAAATATGACAGAGAAGATATTCTGTTCTTTGTTGATGAATTAATAGAAGACGAAGAAATTTAA
- the gwsG gene encoding grasp-with-spasm system ATP-grasp peptide maturase, translating into MILIISNNGDSTTTKVIKYLSAMGKKFIRVHEDEFFEIKADKKRIYLVSNRNNFFLDEIASTWYRRGGLKFKRLSYDNNAANHHMDEHQHWLEDYVIKTLESKKSINKQSNNHVNKLLVLEQAKKIGLKVPEYFLAENTDEVVINKTITKPITENVILDSVEKNFNGIIYTSVIQEKEKEEFFITFFQEKIEKDFEIRSFYLAGKMWSTAIISQNDEQTKTDFRKYNYKKPNRKVQYQLPEDIEEKTHLLMQSLDLSCGSIDFIKSGNTFYFLEVNPTGQFIGLSEICNYSLEKEIAQYL; encoded by the coding sequence ATGATACTCATCATATCGAATAACGGAGATTCCACAACCACAAAAGTTATCAAATATCTTTCGGCAATGGGAAAGAAGTTTATTCGAGTGCATGAAGATGAGTTTTTTGAAATTAAGGCTGATAAAAAAAGAATTTATTTGGTGAGTAACAGAAACAATTTTTTTCTGGATGAAATTGCAAGTACATGGTACAGAAGAGGAGGTTTAAAATTCAAACGCCTATCCTATGATAATAATGCTGCCAACCACCATATGGATGAACACCAACATTGGCTGGAAGATTACGTGATAAAAACCTTGGAATCAAAAAAAAGCATTAATAAACAGAGCAACAATCATGTTAATAAACTCTTGGTCCTGGAGCAGGCAAAGAAAATTGGGTTAAAAGTTCCAGAATATTTTCTAGCAGAAAATACTGATGAAGTTGTTATCAATAAAACAATTACAAAACCCATTACAGAAAATGTAATATTAGATTCTGTCGAGAAAAACTTCAACGGCATCATTTACACTTCAGTAATACAGGAAAAAGAGAAAGAAGAATTCTTCATCACCTTTTTTCAGGAAAAAATTGAAAAGGACTTTGAAATAAGAAGCTTTTATCTGGCTGGTAAAATGTGGTCTACTGCTATTATTTCTCAAAATGATGAGCAGACTAAAACCGATTTTAGAAAATATAATTATAAAAAGCCGAATAGAAAAGTACAATACCAACTTCCTGAAGACATTGAAGAAAAAACGCATCTGCTTATGCAATCACTGGACTTAAGCTGTGGCTCGATAGACTTTATAAAAAGTGGAAACACGTTCTACTTTTTGGAAGTTAATCCTACAGGTCAGTTCATTGGGCTATCAGAAATCTGCAACTATTCATTAGAAAAAGAAATAGCACAATATTTATGA
- a CDS encoding bacteriocin-like protein — MKNLKKLSREGLRILKGGITQECARIQYEASYCESKTNPPKEGAINACNKWCYY, encoded by the coding sequence ATGAAAAATCTAAAAAAACTTTCAAGAGAAGGCCTAAGAATCCTGAAAGGTGGTATTACTCAGGAATGTGCAAGAATTCAGTATGAAGCGAGCTATTGTGAATCCAAAACCAATCCACCTAAGGAGGGAGCTATAAATGCATGTAACAAATGGTGCTATTACTAG
- a CDS encoding peroxiredoxin family protein, which translates to MKKIYTLSAVLAAFALQAQFTVTIQTPADFKDQDAILYTLNGSKDIIVTKEQSKNNTWTFKYPNNYMGMMKIYFPTTNNTVSFISENKNVNIKLDIQNNKVKDVTYLDEANELMSKQQEGSQKKELILPALTQIKEYYKDNTDFGKALKTEIDRLAGTSSSIDAAKHPFITYYNTNYSKFIGNSSEGNKKVDQEEIINFLDKSNDMLESSSLLRPILVSYLNSGGNTNVAGSVDKLLDRLKVETPRGQTVLSELIDIFDVYQMDEFKNKYLGLAKNLKCTINDRLASTLKSNANVEMGAVFPNYKFQSATNTTAKSIHDVKADKKVIVFWSSTCSHCETELPKLLEKYNDLKAKNIQVIALSLDVDKNSYSKKIAAFPWINDSELRGWNSSYVDMYNVHATPTYFILDANNKIINKPDHVGNVLEYFMLK; encoded by the coding sequence ATGAAAAAGATTTATACACTATCTGCGGTTTTAGCTGCATTTGCATTGCAGGCTCAGTTTACAGTTACAATTCAGACACCGGCAGATTTTAAAGATCAGGATGCTATTCTATATACACTAAACGGTTCAAAAGATATCATTGTTACCAAAGAACAAAGCAAGAACAATACATGGACGTTTAAATATCCAAATAATTATATGGGGATGATGAAGATTTACTTCCCTACAACAAACAATACCGTAAGTTTCATTTCTGAAAACAAGAATGTAAATATCAAACTAGACATTCAGAACAATAAGGTGAAGGATGTTACTTATCTTGACGAGGCTAATGAGCTAATGAGCAAACAACAGGAAGGCTCTCAAAAGAAAGAACTTATTCTTCCTGCTTTAACTCAGATTAAAGAGTATTATAAAGATAATACAGATTTTGGAAAAGCGCTGAAAACAGAGATTGACAGGCTTGCGGGTACATCTTCTTCCATAGATGCTGCCAAACATCCGTTTATAACGTATTACAATACCAATTATAGCAAGTTCATTGGAAACTCATCAGAGGGTAATAAAAAGGTTGATCAGGAAGAAATTATCAATTTCCTGGATAAGTCTAATGATATGCTTGAAAGCTCATCGCTATTGAGACCTATATTAGTATCTTATTTGAACTCCGGAGGAAATACTAATGTTGCGGGCTCTGTAGATAAGCTTTTAGACCGTTTAAAGGTAGAAACTCCAAGAGGGCAGACTGTATTATCAGAACTTATCGATATTTTTGATGTTTATCAGATGGATGAGTTTAAGAATAAATATCTTGGCTTAGCTAAAAACCTTAAATGTACTATTAATGATAGGTTGGCTTCTACGTTAAAATCCAATGCGAATGTAGAAATGGGAGCCGTATTTCCTAATTATAAGTTCCAATCGGCAACTAATACGACTGCAAAATCAATTCACGATGTAAAGGCCGATAAGAAGGTCATTGTATTCTGGTCATCTACATGTTCACACTGTGAAACCGAACTTCCAAAACTATTGGAAAAGTATAATGATTTAAAAGCAAAAAATATTCAGGTTATTGCTCTGTCTTTAGACGTGGACAAAAATTCATATTCCAAAAAGATCGCTGCTTTTCCATGGATCAATGATTCGGAATTGAGAGGATGGAACAGTAGTTATGTAGATATGTACAATGTTCATGCAACTCCGACATATTTTATTTTAGATGCTAACAACAAGATAATCAATAAACCAGATCATGTTGGGAATGTTTTAGAATATTTTATGCTAAAATAA
- a CDS encoding HlyD family secretion protein gives MKEDVLDNIELRSESVQDILTQPPNWMIRWGNTLIFIIILLIFIMSYIIKYPEFVPAPIIVTSQNPPEKLEARINSKIEKIFIKDHQEVKKNDVLMVMLSAANYKDVIALKKLVDSTSPNQLSSFPIAQTSRYKLGELQGEYNSFAKAFQDEELFTRLQPYAPENLATNLSLSESRARISTLKQQKSLESAKYDLTRKNFQRSQELFNQGVISAMELESEKIKYLQAQQNLENINISISQAEEGISNLNKTKSGTVINTEKDKINYSSQTLQLFEQLRKALKLWEQNYLVISSTDGVASFQQFFGENQFVKAGEAIVSILPKNKEKLVGRMSVPTANSGKIHPGEKVLIKLDNYRFQEYGIVEGKVQNISLIPDDKGNYYVDVILPKGLKTSYNKNLKFDKELRGSAEIVTEDLRLIERFFYQIRKLLGYQA, from the coding sequence ATGAAAGAAGACGTTTTAGACAATATTGAACTCCGCTCAGAAAGTGTACAGGATATCCTTACCCAGCCGCCTAATTGGATGATCCGTTGGGGAAACACGCTTATATTCATAATTATTCTGCTCATTTTTATAATGAGTTACATTATAAAATATCCGGAATTTGTACCGGCCCCCATTATCGTAACTTCTCAAAATCCTCCGGAAAAATTAGAAGCGAGGATCAATTCAAAGATTGAGAAAATATTCATTAAAGACCATCAGGAAGTAAAGAAAAATGACGTACTGATGGTAATGCTGTCTGCCGCCAATTATAAAGATGTAATAGCATTAAAAAAATTGGTAGACTCTACGTCTCCTAATCAGCTTAGCTCCTTTCCTATCGCCCAGACTTCAAGATATAAACTGGGTGAACTGCAGGGAGAATACAACAGCTTTGCAAAAGCTTTTCAGGACGAAGAACTTTTTACAAGACTACAGCCTTATGCTCCGGAAAATTTGGCTACCAATCTAAGTCTTTCCGAGTCTAGAGCAAGGATTTCTACTTTAAAACAACAGAAAAGTCTGGAATCAGCCAAATACGATCTTACCAGAAAGAATTTTCAGCGGTCTCAGGAGCTGTTCAATCAGGGAGTAATCTCTGCCATGGAACTTGAGAGTGAAAAAATCAAATATCTTCAGGCTCAACAGAACCTTGAAAATATCAATATTTCTATTTCACAGGCTGAAGAAGGGATTTCCAACCTTAATAAAACCAAAAGCGGAACAGTAATTAATACAGAAAAAGATAAAATCAATTATTCTTCACAAACCTTACAGCTTTTTGAACAATTAAGAAAAGCGCTAAAACTTTGGGAACAAAATTATCTTGTTATTTCATCTACAGATGGTGTAGCCAGCTTCCAGCAGTTTTTCGGTGAAAATCAGTTCGTAAAAGCAGGAGAAGCTATTGTATCTATCCTTCCTAAGAATAAAGAGAAATTAGTAGGTAGAATGTCTGTTCCTACGGCAAACTCCGGAAAGATTCACCCAGGAGAGAAAGTATTAATCAAATTGGATAACTACCGCTTCCAGGAATATGGGATTGTAGAAGGAAAAGTTCAGAATATATCCCTGATTCCTGATGATAAAGGAAATTATTATGTAGATGTGATTTTACCAAAAGGATTAAAAACAAGCTATAATAAAAATCTGAAATTTGATAAAGAACTTAGAGGAAGTGCAGAAATTGTAACTGAAGATCTGAGACTTATTGAAAGATTTTTCTATCAAATCAGAAAGCTATTAGGATATCAAGCCTGA